From one Triticum aestivum cultivar Chinese Spring chromosome 4B, IWGSC CS RefSeq v2.1, whole genome shotgun sequence genomic stretch:
- the LOC123090634 gene encoding homeobox protein knotted-1-like 4, translated as MDQFPLLPSGSKANTSTPLYLTLDNTTSGPSTSPVPEPEPEPAPAPPEPSRHSYHDRGTDTVKAKIMSHPLYPALLTAFIECQKVGAPPEIVGRLSALAGDLDSDPGDRHQDPVPDPELDEFMETYCDVLVRYKQELTRPIQEADQFFRAMEAQMESFTLDDHSYEGGGSSEDEQEAGDVGGLPEITSHCAEDKELKSHLLNKYSGYLSSLWRDLSKKKKKGKLPRDARQKLLHWWQLHYRWPYPSELEKAALAQSTGLDAKQINNWFINQRKRHWKPTPPAMEYMPQHHHHHPYGGASSSSPAPFRTTDGHYFAGGSAYPRGP; from the exons ATGGATCAGTTTCCCCTTCTTCCTAGTGGCTCCAAGGCCAACACCTCCACACCCTTGTACCTCACCTTAGACAACACAACCTCGGGGCCATCCACCTCACCagtgccggagccggagccggagccagcGCCGGCGCCGCCTGAACCTTCCAGACACTCCTATCATGACAGGGGAACGGATACAGTCAAAGCAAAGATCATGTCGCACCCTCTCTATCCTGCTCTCCTGACAGCCTTCATAGAGTGCCAGAAG GTGGGAGCCCCGCCGGAGATTGTCGGTCGGTTATCcgccctcgccggcgacctcgattCAGATCCTGGCGACCGGCACCAAGACCCGGTGCCGGACCCAGAACTTGATGAGTTCATG GAGACCTACTGCGATGTGCTGGTCAGGTACAAGCAGGAGCTCACAAGACCAATCCAAGAAGCCGACCAGTTCTTCAGGGCCATGGAGGCGCAGATGGAGTCGTTTACGCTAG ATGACCACAGCTACGAAGGAGGCGGTTCCTCGGAAGACGAGCAAGAAGCCGGCGACGTCGGCGGCCTGCCGGAGATCACGAGTCACTGCGCGGAGGACAAGGAACTCAAGAGCCACCTCCTGAACAAGTACAGCGGCTACCTGAGCAGCCTCTGGCGGGAtctctccaagaagaagaagaagggcaagctgCCTAGAGACGCGCGCCAGAAGCTCCTGCACTGGTGGCAGCTGCACTACAGATGGCCCTACCCGTCG GAACTGGAGAAGGCGGCGCTGGCGCAGTCGACGGGGCTGGACGCGAAGCAGATCAACAACTGGTTCATCAACCAGCGGAAGCGGCACTGGAAGCCCACGCCGCCGGCCATGGAGTACATGccgcagcaccaccaccaccacccctacGGCGGCGCTTCCAGCAGCTCTCCCGCCCCCTTTCGGACGACGGACGGGCATTACTTCGCCGGAGGAAGCGCGTATCCCCGTGGACCGTGA